The following are encoded together in the Echeneis naucrates chromosome 9, fEcheNa1.1, whole genome shotgun sequence genome:
- the LOC115048712 gene encoding protein crumbs homolog 1-like, translated as MDFGRIWSSHQRTVLITMMMFKLGLLCTVAADGCLSSPCQNGATCLDHLGDYKCLCPKGPIWYMGRNCDELYDACFMAPCTNCTSTPGTNEFTCHCPDGFTGYNCTQDIDECHSNPCNGTKSYCVNGINRYSCHCPIGLGADDCLSNVTTCSEDTCQNGGTCVDIPDTGHQCQCATGFQGINCEENIDECQSEPCQNGAICKDGVNAYQCFCVPGFQGYHCDLDINECASRPCQNNGTCLDEVDHYSCACAAGFKGINCEVEIDECEMKPCQNGGTCQDYIAAYRCECVVGFQGQDCEVNIDECASLPCLNEGRCIDGVNSYECDCEGTGFIGDHCEDDIPECASDPCKHGATCLEGTNQYKCLCWPGYEGDNCELDIDECEQHPCENDGHCFQRSNALNYGTLPELNTVSFTYEGAVGFICRCQPGFTGDNCSVNVDECESGPCQHGGSCKDMVNSYQCVCPNGFTGVHCEVDINECDSHPCQNGATCEDAANTYRCICPEPEPGQEPWGGHDCDVRLVGCQQHQCQHEAGCVPTLTEDGEQSYTCLCLSGWTGERCNTSTTFSFNSKGYVHMQLPFSKNRTKRESDDHNHGLYMHLRFKSTLPDMVLYYRGTMEQFVSLELVSGFIQAKVKAGKVLQVIHPGPVNDGQWHQVFVTMDERLVLTVKGPGCEEGCQVKNEGHNHLIFLQPSSFQQLYIGGAPQEFLSHMSSGTGFIGCMEDFHADGKLLLPQDLIREENHGLELGCTKKDWCQEDPCMQQGECMDMWVRALCQCHRPYYGENCQKEYRSWTFGHENTTSYSVYNISESHGHNFTISFFMRSLKHNGLLLQLSREGDPYLTIYLKEGTVAIYSPHTTLLSEAKFVTDGNNNLVTVKVNNGHVVFLKAGIHRALGNVSIEAGDVAYVGGLPVGKNMNAWGGNFKGCLQDIRLDHKHLTIEDYLERVEIYQASREESVLQGCKSDDTCKDEPCFNDGRCQVTWNDFKCDCSINYSGRLCETQLWCIGNPCFDGARCVDLQDGYECLTEALFEDNSLQYFANSSLLSPVTNITMNMRTRDEDGILLRATGRGEIFCMGLLNSSLLVKLDSGVSSELLAFTSDRTIADGMWHQVQLTMADPTQSASRWYLSLDGQRVGGSFGIGGNLNFLNDTKIWLAEKYKGCLAEVRIGGVYLPLLNVPDAPQVGRFSILSGKEPIKGCQGAPVCDSQPCLNQGECLDQFYEFNCSCSLGWQGQLCETEINECSSSPCVYGTCKDLLADYQCDCEPGYTGKDCQEEVDNCLEISCVNGGDCIETVGTHTCLCPSGYVGKRCQWRFPPVACDATAECLNGGICIGGNSGGNCTCKPGYTGARCETEIDECKSSPCLNGATCLDRLNHFQCVCAPGFSGTLCESNKEEHKEQVPWLAVTIPLTTLCVLLAILVVFFLIMTARKKRQSEGTYSPSSQEVAGARLEMGSVLKVPPEERLI; from the exons ATGGATTTTGGAAGAATTTGGTCCTCACATCAGCGGACAGTGCTGATCACCATGATGATGTTTAAACTGG GTCTTTTGTGCACTGTTGCTGCAGACGGTTGCCTCTCATCTCCCTGCCAAAACGGTGCCACCTGTCTGGACCACCTGGGTGACTACAAGTGCCTGTGCCCCAAAGGACCAATATGGTACATGGGCAGAAATTGTGATGAGCTGTATGATGCCTGTTTCATGGCACCTTGCACCAACTGTACAAGCACACCTGGGACCAATGAGTTCACATGTCACTGCCCGGACGGGTTCACAGGTTACAACTGCACCCAGGACATTGATGAATGTCACAGCAATCCCTGCAATGGTACCAAGTCCTACTGTGTCAATGGGATCAACAGATATTCCTGCCACTGTCCCATTGGATTAGGAGCAGATGACTGCCTGAGCAATGTGACCACTTGTTCAGAGGACACATGTCAGAATGGTGGCACTTGTGTGGACATCCCTGACACTGGACACCAGTGCCAATGTGCCACCGGGTTCCAAGGGATAAACTGTGAGGAGAACATTGATGAATGCCAGTCTGAACCCTGTCAGAACGGCGCCATTTGTAAAGATGGGGTTAACGCGTACCAGTGCTTCTGTGTGCCAGGGTTTCAAGGTTACCACTGCGACTTGGACATAAATGAGTGTGCCTCCCGACCCTGTCAAAACAATGGCACGTGTCTGGATGAGGTGGATCACTACTCGTGTGCCTGTGCTGCAGGCTTCAAAG GGATTAACTGTGAAGTGGAAATTGATGAGTGTGAGATGAAGCCCTGTCAGAACGGCGGCACATGTCAAGACTACATCGCTGCGTACAGGTGTGAGTGCGTGGTCGGCTTTCAGGGCCAAGACTGTGAGGTCAACATTGACGAATGTGCCAGCTTGCCCTGTCTGAATGAAGGCAGGTGCATAGATGGAGTCAACAG CTATGAATGTGACTGTGAGGGGACGGGCTTTATAGGCGACCACTGTGAGGATGATATTCCTGAATGTGCTTCTGACCCCTGCAAACATGGAGCCACCTGCCTAGAGGGAACCAACCAGTACAAGTGCCTTTGTTGGCCAG GTTATGAGGGAGATAACTGTGAGTTGGATATAGATGAGTGTGAGCAACATCCCTGTGAGAATGATGGTCACTGTTTCCAACGATCAAATGCCCTGAACTATGGCACGTTACCTGAACTGAACACAGTCAGTTTCACATATGAAGGAGCTGTTGGCTTCATCTGCCGCTGTCAGCCTGGGTTCACTG gAGACAACTGCTCAGTCAATGTGGATGAATGTGAGTCTGGTCCATGTCAGCATGGCGGAAGCTGCAAGGATATGGTCAACtcttatcagtgtgtgtgtccaaatggcttcacaG GCGTACACTGTGAAGTGGACATCAATGAGTGTGACAGTCATCCCTGCCAAAATGGTGCAACATGTGAAGATGCTGCCAACACCTATAGGTGTATCTGCCCGGAGCCAGAGCCTGGCCAGGAGCCCTGGGGAGGTCACGACTGTGACGTTCGCCTGGTGGGCTGCCAGCAACACCAATGTCAACACGAGGCAGGTTGTGTCCCCACACTGACTGAGGATGGAGAGCAGAGCTACACATGCCTGTGCCTGTCTGGTTGGACCGGAGAACGCTGCAACACCTCAACCACCTTCTCCTTCAACTCCAAGGGCTACGTCCACATGCAGCTGCCTTTTTCCAAAAACAGGACTAAGAGAGAAAGTGATGACCACAACCATGGGCTCTACATGCATCTCCGATTCAAGAGCACATTGCCTGACATGGTGCTGTATTACCGGGGAACCATGGAACAGTTTGTCTCCTTGGAGCTTGTCAGTGGTTTTATCCAGGCCAAGGTCAAGGCAGGGAAGGTGCTGCAGGTCATTCACCCTGGCCCAGTAAATGATGGACAATGGCACCAGGTTTTTGTGACCATGGATGAACGCCTGGTTCTGACTGTAAAAGGGCCTGGCTGTGAGGAAGGGTGTCAGGTGAAAAATGAAGGCCACAATCATCTAATTTTCCTCCAGCCCAGCTCTTTTCAACAGCTGTATATAGGGGGGGCACCACAAGAGTTTTTAAGCCATATGTCCAGTGGAACGGGGTTCATTGGCTGCATGGAAGACTTTCATGCTGACGGTAAGCTGCTTCTGCCGCAGGACCTCATCAGAGAGGAAAACCATGGCTTGGAACTCGGCTGCACCAAAAAAGACTGGTGCCAGGAGGACCCTTGCATGCAGCAGGGGGAGTGTATGGACATGTGGGTTCGTGCCCTTTGTCAGTGCCACCGGCCCTACTACGGAGAGAACTGTCAGAAAG AATACAGATCCTGGACCTTTGGCCATGAGAACACCACCAGCTACTCTGTCTACAACATCTCGGAAAGCCATGGACACAACttcaccatttcttttttcatgcgCTCTCTCAAACACAACGGTCTGCTTCTGCAGCTCAGTCGAGAGGGAGACCCCTACTTGACCATCTATTTGAAGGAAGGCACTGTTGCTATTTACAGCCCTCACACCACACTCCTGTCGGAGGCCAAATTTGTCACTGATGGCAACAATAATTTGGTGACTGTTAAGGTAAACAATGGCCATGTGGTTTTCCTCAAAGCAGGCATCCACCGTGCCTTAGGTAATGTGAGTATAGAGGCAGGGGATGTGGCATATGTTGGAGGGCTCCCTGTAGGCAAGAACATGAATGCCTGGGGTGGAAACTTCAAGGGCTGCCTGCAGGACATTCGGCTGGACCACAAACACCTGACCATCGAGGATTATCTAGAGAGGGTGGAAATTTACCAGGcaagcagagaggagagtgtGCTACAGGGATGCAAAAGTGATGACACTTGCAAg GATGAGCCCTGTTTCAACGATGGACGGTGTCAGGTCACCTGGAATGACTTCAAGTGTGACTGTTCCATTAACTACTCAGGCCGGCTGTGTGAGACACAGCTGTGGTGCATCGGCAACCCTTGTTTTGACGGAGCACGCTGTGTAGACCTGCAAGATGGTTATGAGT GTTTAACTGAAGCCCTTTTTGAGGACAACTCTCTTCAGTATTTTGCCAACAGCTCTCTTCTGAGTCCTGTAACTAACATCACGATGAACATGCGAACCCGGGATGAGGATGGGATCTTATTACGGGCCACCGGCCGAGGCGAGATTTTCTGCATGGGTCTACTCAACTCATCCTTGCTCGTCAAACTGGACAGCGGGGTGAGCTCAGAGCTGCTTGCCTTCACAAGTGACAGGACCATTGCAGACGGCATGTGGCATCAGGTCCAGTTGACGATGGCTGACCCAACACAATCAGCATCCCGCTGGTATCTCTCCCTGGATGGGCAGAGAGTGGGTGGCAGCTTTGGCATTGGTGGCAACCTCAACTTCCTCAATGATACAAAAATCTGGCTGGCTGAGAAATATAAAGGATGTTTAGCAGAGGTGAGAATTGGTGGAGTCTACCTGCCGCTCCTTAATGTACCAGATGCCCCTCAGGTGGGCCGCTTCTCCATACTGAGTGGGAAAGAACCAATCAAAGGATGTCAAGGTGCCCCAGTCTGTGATTCACAGCCATGCCTCAACCAGGGTGAATGTCTGGACCAGTTTTATGAATtcaactgcagctgcagtttggGATGGCAGGGGCAGCTGTGTGAGACTGAGATAAACGAGTGTTCTTCAAGTCCGTGCGTATATGGGACATGTAAAGACCTTCTGGCAGACTATCAGTGTGACTGTGAGCCTGGATACACAGGGAAAGACTGTCAAGAGGAGGTAGACAACTGTCTTGAGATCAGCTGTGTGAATGGAGGAGACTGCATTGAAACTGTGGGAACTCACACATGTCTATGTCCCTCTGGATATGTTGGCAAGCGCTGCCA ATGGCGTTTCCCTCCAGTGGCATGTGACGCAACGGCCGAATGTCTTAATGGAGGGATTTGTATAGGAGGCAACTCTGGAGGAAACTGCACCTGTAAGCCTGGATACACAGGTGCCAG GTGTGAGACAGAAATAGATGAGTGCAAATCCAGTCCTTGTCTCAATGGCGCCACCTGTCTGGACAGACTTAACCACttccaatgtgtgtgtgcaccaggCTTCAGCGGTACGCTGTGTGAGAGCAAT AAAGAGGAGCATAAGGAGCAGGTTCCCTGGCTTGCAGTGACGATTCCTTTGACCACCTTATGTGTGCTACTTGCCATCCTGGTGGTGTTCTTCCTCATCATGACGGCCCGGAAGAAGCGTCAATCAGAGGGCACGTATAGCCCCAGCTCACAGGAGGTTGCTGGTGCCAGACTGGAGATGGGCAGTGTCCTCAAAGTTCCCCCAGAGGAGAGGCTAATCTGA